One Candidatus Annandia adelgestsuga genomic window, AACTATCTGATAATTTTCTTTTATTTTTATTATTTGTATGTAAATATTTAACTAAAGATATTTTTTTTATTACATAAGGTCTTTTCCAACAATCTATTTTATTTAATAAATTTATTACATATTTTGAAGATTTATATTTAATATTATCAATATATTTTTGGTATAAAAATACTAAAATAGCAAAATTTATTATTTTAAGAGGTATTTTTATTCTACGACCTAAAGATTTAATTAATTTAATATTTTTTATATTAAATTTTAAACAAAAAAGTGCAAATATAATTGAAATATCAGAAATTTTATTTATATTAATTTTAAAAATATTAATTATTTTTTTTTCATTATTTTTATTTTTTTTAATTTTTTTTTTAATTGAATTATAAAATTCTACGAAAATTTTTTTTAAAGCTTTACATTTATATAAAATATAAAAATAAATATGTGGGTTTTGTGATTTTAAAGCTTTTTCAGTTTCTTTCCAAATTCTTTCTATACTTATATATTTTAAATCTCCTCTTTTTATCATTTTTTTCATGAAAAAAATAGTTTTATCAGTAACATAAAAATTTAAATGTTTTAATCTTGCCGCAAAACTAGCTACTCTAAATATTCTTAAGGGGTCTTCTTCAAATGAACTTGAAATATTTTGTATAATTTTATTTTTTAAATCTTCTAAACCTTTACAAGGATCTATAAAATTTCCATATTTATCCATTGCAATAGCATTTATTGTAATATCTCTTCTTTTTAAATCTTTTATTAAAGTAATGTTTAAATTATAATTAGTTTTAAAATCTGTATGTTTTTTTCCAATTTTAGTATCTGTTCTAGCTAAAGCGTATTCTTCTTTACTAATTGGATGTATAAAAACTGGAAAAAATTTTCCTACTTGTAAAAATCCTTTTTCAAACATTTTTTTTTTATTTGAACCTAAAACAACCCAATCTTTATCTCTAATTTTGCTTTTTAAAATAAAATCTCTTACAGCTCCACCAACTAAATATTTATGCAAAATTTATCCTTATTTATTAACATAAATATAATTATTAAAATTTTATTTTAATTATAAAATATTATTTATATTTTTATATAAAGTATATTATGACATTTTCAGGACATTTTATTTTTTCTATTTCAATAATTATTATTATAAAAAAAATAAATTTATTTAATAACTTATCAAAAATTAATTTAATTAAATTAATTATAATTTGTATTTTGTCATCTTCTTTACCTGATTTAGATCATCCAAATTCTATTATTGGAAAAAAATTTTATTATATTTCTAAATTATTTTATAAATTTTTTGGTCATAGAGGTTTTACTCATAGCATATTGTCTATAATTATATTTTATTATATTTTAAATTTATTAATATTTTTTAATTTATATATACCAAAATATATAATATATTCTTTGATAATTGGTTATACTAGTCATATTATTGGAGATATGTTTACTTATAACGGAGTTCCATTATTATGGCCTTGTAAATGGAAATTTACTATTTTTATATTTAAAAAAAAAAAAAACAAAGAAAAAAAATTTTGTTTTATATTTTTTTTAATTTCAATTTTTTTATACTTTCTTAAAATATAATTAATAAAATATTATATATTAATTTATTAATTAAAATATAAATATATAAATAAAAAAAAATTATAAATAAAAATAATTTATTTTAAAGGAATTAAATGAAAAAAAAAATATTTTGTTTATTTTTAAAAAAAATTAGTAATATGCAAAAATTTCAAAAATATCCAGGAATTATTGGAAATATAATTTATAAAAATATATCTAATAAAGCATGGTTAATATGGCTAAAAAAACAAACAATGATTATTAACGAATTTAAACTAAATATGAATAATGAAAATAATATAAAAAAAATAGAAAAATGTATGATATCTTTTTTTTTTAAAAGCAAAAAATAATTAATAATATATTTTAAAAATTAATTTTTGTTTTTATTATAATTTATTATTTATTAAAATAATATATTTTGTATTAAATAAATTATTTATAATATTATAATATAAAAATATTATTTATACAAATAAAAAATAAATTATAATATTATAATGTAATATATTATTATAATATAAATAAAAATAAAATATATTATAGTAAGTACCATACATTAGGAAAAATACTTGCACCTATAAAATTTAAAAAATATAGTACTAATACTATTACCATAGCAGAAATATCAATATTTCCTATTTTGGGAACTAAATGACGACAAACTTTCATAATTGGTTCTGTTAATTCAATAAAAAAATATTCCATAACATTAACTTTTCTATTAACCCAGCTTATAAAAGATCTTATAGTAACATTCCAAAATATTATATAACCATAAGATTTAATTAAAGAAAAAATTCCCATTATTAAATATATATATTCAAATTTCATTAAACGTATTTTTAAAAAATAAAGAAAACAGTATTTAAATATTAATAATATATACATTTCAAGTAAAATTAAAA contains:
- a CDS encoding tRNA CCA-pyrophosphorylase (catalyzes the addition and repair of the 3'-terminal CCA sequence in tRNA; these proteins belong to the CCA-adding enzyme subfamily 2 which does not have phosphohydrolase activity), which produces MHKYLVGGAVRDFILKSKIRDKDWVVLGSNKKKMFEKGFLQVGKFFPVFIHPISKEEYALARTDTKIGKKHTDFKTNYNLNITLIKDLKRRDITINAIAMDKYGNFIDPCKGLEDLKNKIIQNISSSFEEDPLRIFRVASFAARLKHLNFYVTDKTIFFMKKMIKRGDLKYISIERIWKETEKALKSQNPHIYFYILYKCKALKKIFVEFYNSIKKKIKKNKNNEKKIINIFKININKISDISIIFALFCLKFNIKNIKLIKSLGRRIKIPLKIINFAILVFLYQKYIDNIKYKSSKYVINLLNKIDCWKRPYVIKKISLVKYLHTNNKNKRKLSDSFFFYKYFYLVKNIDIKNIVKKNYDSLSIRISLNNQRILYLNKYRNY
- a CDS encoding metal-dependent hydrolase, which gives rise to MTFSGHFIFSISIIIIIKKINLFNNLSKINLIKLIIICILSSSLPDLDHPNSIIGKKFYYISKLFYKFFGHRGFTHSILSIIIFYYILNLLIFFNLYIPKYIIYSLIIGYTSHIIGDMFTYNGVPLLWPCKWKFTIFIFKKKKNKEKKFCFIFFLISIFLYFLKI
- a CDS encoding oxidative damage protection protein, which gives rise to MKKKIFCLFLKKISNMQKFQKYPGIIGNIIYKNISNKAWLIWLKKQTMIINEFKLNMNNENNIKKIEKCMISFFFKSKK
- a CDS encoding YggT family protein; the encoded protein is MIFSMFISRDIIDIYAMLLFMRLWIEWALSDVCNPMSIIIINSTKITIFPLISIITNSYFLYILILLEMYILLIFKYCFLYFLKIRLMKFEYIYLIMGIFSLIKSYGYIIFWNVTIRSFISWVNRKVNVMEYFFIELTEPIMKVCRHLVPKIGNIDISAMVIVLVLYFLNFIGASIFPNVWYLL